A region of Bacillota bacterium DNA encodes the following proteins:
- a CDS encoding type II toxin-antitoxin system HicA family toxin yields the protein MTFRELEKIVTADGWVRKSSVGSHIHYKHPTKPGKVTILIQIKPCKKWLVKKVILQRFALAYNNNIVIYQVVQAVALQ from the coding sequence ATGACATTTCGAGAATTGGAGAAAATAGTAACAGCCGACGGCTGGGTGCGAAAGTCGAGTGTCGGATCTCACATTCATTACAAGCATCCAACAAAGCCCGGTAAGGTTACTATACTAATTCAAATCAAACCTTGCAAGAAGTGGCTTGTTAAAAAAGTCATTTTGCAGCGTTTCGCTCTTGCCTACAATAATAATATTGTCATTTACCAGGTAGTCCAAGCCGTTGCTCTTCAATAA
- a CDS encoding prepilin-type N-terminal cleavage/methylation domain-containing protein, translating into MKGFKKNKKGFTLVELMVVVAIIGILTAIAVPIYTNSQQKAREAADAANERILKGAAAMYLADEGLPTSDEVWDGTAGQNWEDYLESWPECQVDTTKNFKVTIGTDGSITVEQVTP; encoded by the coding sequence ATGAAAGGATTCAAAAAGAACAAGAAAGGTTTCACCCTGGTTGAACTTATGGTAGTAGTTGCAATCATCGGTATACTTACGGCGATAGCCGTGCCCATCTACACAAATTCACAGCAAAAGGCCAGGGAAGCTGCGGACGCAGCAAATGAAAGGATCTTGAAGGGTGCTGCAGCCATGTACCTAGCGGATGAAGGCTTGCCGACCAGCGACGAAGTATGGGACGGTACCGCTGGTCAGAATTGGGAAGATTACCTGGAATCCTGGCCCGAGTGCCAAGTAGATACTACCAAGAATTTCAAAGTAACTATTGGTACTGATGGCTCAATAACTGTTGAGCAAGTAACTCCATAA
- a CDS encoding prepilin peptidase, translating into MVTATVFIMGLVVGSFLNVCIYRIPRRESVVAGASHCPDCGRKIKWYDMVPVLSYILLKGRCRFCKNRISLRYPVVEFLNGITWLTLHIILGLSVWFVLSCIVVSCMYVIFFMRKDKTMGE; encoded by the coding sequence ATGGTGACGGCAACTGTTTTTATAATGGGGCTGGTTGTGGGGAGCTTCCTTAACGTATGTATCTACCGCATACCGCGACGTGAATCGGTGGTTGCGGGCGCTTCGCATTGCCCTGATTGCGGCAGAAAAATAAAATGGTATGACATGGTGCCTGTCTTAAGCTATATACTGCTAAAAGGCAGGTGCCGTTTTTGCAAAAACAGGATATCTTTAAGGTATCCTGTTGTCGAATTTTTAAACGGGATAACCTGGCTTACCCTGCACATTATCCTAGGCCTTTCGGTATGGTTTGTGTTAAGCTGTATTGTTGTGTCTTGTATGTATGTCATATTTTTCATGAGGAAGGATAAAACAATGGGAGAGTAA